A window from Montipora capricornis isolate CH-2021 chromosome 7, ASM3666992v2, whole genome shotgun sequence encodes these proteins:
- the LOC138058090 gene encoding uncharacterized protein — protein MSVTKDEVSDLIRANNNQLMASFKELLKDTAGQIKCANETSTEQQMKEIKKLKFQEPHKFKRKANEDQFKFNLKLAETFDGAKSAAEKSNLEKVKSDLEEGEKLLVERQKHILLADKSEYGWSTVEEYKQHDLADDSEDEKRIHSAERRARAATFSRKKKKSSAMAATKTSSPLSRSVSSSSSQSQPLSSQPAATNSGFPSRRPNIGTCFACGKAGHWRACCPAMTTQSISSTSK, from the coding sequence atgtcggttaccaaagaCGAAGTGTCGGACCTAATTAGAGCCAACAACAATCAGTTAATGGCCTCCTTTAAGGAGCTGCTCAAGGACACTGCAGGTCAGATTAAGTGTGCCAACGAGACTTCGACAGAACAGCAAATGAAAGAGATCAAGAAACTGAAATTTCAAGAGCCGCataagtttaaaagaaaagccaACGAGGACCAGTTCAAGTTCAATCTCAAGCTTGCGGAAACCTTCGACGGCGCCAAGTCTGCCGCTGAGAAGTCCAACCTTGAGAAAGTCAAGTCTGACCTCGAAGAAGGTGAGAAATTGCTCGTCGAACGGCAGAAGCATATTCTTCTCGCCGACAAGTCTGAATACGGTTGGAGTACGGTCGAAGAATACAAACAACACGATCTAGCAGATGATTCAGAGGACGAAAAACGCATCCACAGTGCTGAGAGACGTGCCCGTGCAGCCACGTTTTCTcgaaagaagaagaagtctTCAGCAATGGCTGCGACTAAAACATCTTCTCCGCTCAGCAGGTCGGTTTCGTCTTCAAGTTCCCAATCACAACCTCTGTCCTCCCAGCCAGCCGCGACCAATTCCGGTTTCCCGTCTCGTCGTCCTAACATTGGCACATGCTTCGCTTGTGGAAAGGCCGGCCATTGGCGTGCCTGCTGCCCCGCGATGACAACACAGTCCATCTCTTCAACTTCAAAGTGA
- the LOC138056185 gene encoding uncharacterized protein, whose protein sequence is MTRTARAIARDKFPIGSLAQRRKELKEEYLNQCEIYKSEKKKVNKLKEKVKQINKAEEVLSSKGVQNPCNSFLYSSGLISKEKYKSIRLNLTTSINTGNKKRLSLKFMEGTRLPKILPYDKLVQFIKAVDIGDVKDIKSDFCHDLDDDDQVSGSYRVLENSLLQLAKMYVAIDQSDPFLMHFGSEKCHFRVAVGADGAPFGKDDEATAWLISFLNVGQQITSEKENFIIAGANCGESHISMVRFAKKLVADISHVEKQQYVLPKSKANAKFSFDLVQSDIKWASTFSGELPNSAHYFSPFGNVSDDDKSSLGTLGTSASCMWKPWVYEERLKTVAKVEAKRREVEQTNLAASTKRNKLLNYIRDLKSRQEYPPILGPLIDNIYAEPLHNGNNTWQQLHAHILTHSNGKSSIPSSCTDLFEFPECALALHLATLKTIGATRLYKKVKKWCAQGRKGNKNHVSQVYASVASHFFSK, encoded by the exons ATGACCAGAACAGCGAGAGCAATAGCCAGAGATAAATTCCCAATTGGAAGTCTTGCCCAGCGAAGGAAAGAGCTGAAAGAGGAATATTTAAACCAGTGCGAAATCTACAAATCTGAGaaaaagaaagtaaacaaattgAAAGAGAAG GTCAAACAAATCAATAAGGCTGAGGAAGTACTGTCATCAAAAGGTGTTCAGAACCCCTGTA ATTCGTTCTTGTATAGCAGTGGGTTAATAAGTAAAGAAAAGTACAAGAGTATTCGACTAAATCTTACAACTTCAATTAACACTGGCAACAAGAAACGCTTAAGCTTGAAATTTATGGAAGGTACACGTTTGCCTAAAATACTTCCCTACGATAAACTGGTGCAGTTTATCAAGGCAGTTGATATTGGAGATGTAAAGGACATCAAGTCTGACTTTTGTCATgatcttgatgatgatgatcaagtAAGTGGCTCATATCGAGTATTAGAGAATTCCTTGTTACAACTTGCTAAAATGTATGTAGCCATTGACCAGAGTGATCCATTTCTAATGCATTTTGGAagtgaaaaatgtcatttcaggGTAGCAGTGGGTGCTGATGGGGCACCCTTCGGAAAGGATGATGAGGCCACAGCGTGGCTCATCTCATTTTTAAATGTCGGGCAGCAGATTACTAGTGAAAAGGAAAACTTCATTATTGCAGGTGCAAATTGTGGGGAAAGTCACATATCCATGGTCAGATTTGCAAAAAAGCTTGTTGCAGATATATCTCACGTTGAAAAACAACAATATGTATTACCTAAAAGCAAAGCCAATGCCAAATTCTCTTTTGATCTTGTGCAATCAGACATAAAATGGGCATCCACCTTTAGTGGAGAGCTACCTAACTCTGCTCACTATTTTTCCCCCTTTGGGAATGTGAGTGACGATGACAAAAGTTCTTTAGGTACTTTAGGTACATCTGCAAGTTGCATGTGGAAACCCTGGGTTTATGAAGAAAGGCTTAAGACAGTAGCTAAGGTAGAAGCAAAGAGAAGGGAAGTGGAACAAACAAACCTAGCTGCATCTACTAAGAGAAATAAACTGTTAAATTACATCAGGGATTTGAAATCCAGGCAGGAATACCCTCCCATTTTAGGTCCATTGATTGATAACATTTATGCTGAGCCATTACATAATGGTAACAACACTTGGCAACAGTTACATGCACATATTCTTACCCATAGCAATGGTAAAAGTTCTATTCCAAGTTCATGCACTGATCTATTTGAATTTCCAGAATGTGCATTAGCTTTGCATTTGGCCACCCTGAAAACAATTGGGGCAACTCGTTTGTACAAGAAAGTAAAGAAGTGGTGTGCCCAAGGgcgaaaaggaaacaaaaatcaTGTGTCACAAGTTTATGCATCCGTTGCAAGCcatttcttttccaaatga